A window of Clostridium sp. Marseille-P299 contains these coding sequences:
- a CDS encoding glutamine--tRNA ligase/YqeY domain fusion protein: MENDVNAMNEIKETSEKEVVSKNFIEQIIDKDIEEGRCTTVITRFPPEPNGYLHIGHAKSILLNNGLAKKYGGRFNLRFDDTNPTKEKTEFVQSIIEDVKWIGGEFEDRLFFASDYFDQMYEAAVKLIKKGKAFVCDLSAEEIREYRGTLTEPGKNSPYRDRSVEENLDLFERMKNGEFPDGSKVLRAKIDMSSPNINMRDPVIYRVARMTHHNTGDKWCIYPMYDFAHPIEDAIEGITHSICTLEFEDHRPLYDWVVRELEYVNPPKQIEFAKLYLTNVITGKRYIKKLVEDGIVDGWDDPRLVSISALRRRGFTPESIKMFMELCGVSKSNSSVDYAMLEYCIREDLKLKCPRIMAVVDPIKLVITNYPEGQVEYLEAPNNQENEEMGTRMIPFGRELYIERDDFMIEPPKKYFRLFPGNEVRLMNAYFVTCQEYFTDETGKVTEIHCTYDEATKSGSGFNARKVKGTIHWVYAPTAIKAEARLYENLVDEEKGVYNEDGSVNLNPNSVTIMKDCYVEPSLKDAKALDRFQFLRNGFFCVDSKDSNSEHLVFNRIASLKSSYKPV, from the coding sequence ATGGAAAACGATGTTAACGCTATGAACGAAATAAAGGAAACTTCTGAAAAAGAAGTTGTATCAAAAAACTTTATAGAACAAATTATTGATAAAGATATCGAAGAGGGACGTTGTACTACAGTTATCACTAGATTCCCTCCAGAACCAAATGGATATCTTCATATTGGACATGCTAAATCTATTTTATTAAATAATGGACTTGCTAAAAAGTACGGTGGCCGTTTTAATTTACGTTTTGATGATACGAATCCTACCAAGGAAAAGACAGAATTTGTGCAGTCAATTATTGAAGATGTAAAATGGATTGGCGGCGAATTTGAAGACCGTTTATTTTTTGCATCCGATTATTTTGATCAAATGTATGAAGCAGCAGTTAAGCTTATTAAAAAAGGCAAAGCATTTGTATGCGATTTATCCGCAGAAGAAATTCGTGAATATCGTGGTACATTAACTGAGCCAGGAAAGAATAGCCCATATCGTGATCGTAGTGTTGAGGAAAATTTAGATCTTTTTGAACGTATGAAGAACGGAGAATTCCCAGATGGATCTAAAGTTTTACGTGCTAAGATTGATATGTCTTCACCAAATATTAATATGAGAGATCCAGTTATTTACCGTGTTGCAAGAATGACTCATCACAACACAGGTGATAAATGGTGCATTTATCCAATGTATGATTTTGCACATCCAATTGAAGATGCGATAGAGGGAATTACACATTCTATTTGTACATTGGAGTTTGAAGATCATAGACCATTATATGATTGGGTTGTTCGTGAACTTGAATATGTGAATCCTCCAAAACAGATTGAGTTTGCTAAATTATATTTAACAAACGTAATCACAGGAAAACGATATATTAAGAAATTAGTAGAAGACGGAATTGTAGATGGTTGGGATGATCCACGTCTTGTATCCATTAGTGCATTAAGAAGAAGAGGATTTACACCAGAATCCATCAAGATGTTTATGGAACTTTGCGGTGTATCTAAGAGTAACAGTTCTGTTGACTATGCAATGCTTGAATATTGTATTCGTGAGGATTTAAAATTAAAATGCCCAAGAATTATGGCAGTTGTAGATCCAATTAAATTAGTAATTACGAATTATCCAGAAGGACAAGTAGAATATTTAGAGGCACCAAACAATCAGGAGAATGAAGAAATGGGTACACGTATGATCCCATTTGGTCGTGAATTATATATTGAACGCGATGATTTCATGATTGAGCCACCAAAGAAATATTTCCGTTTGTTCCCTGGTAATGAAGTGCGTTTAATGAATGCATATTTTGTTACTTGCCAAGAGTATTTTACAGATGAAACAGGTAAGGTAACTGAAATTCATTGTACTTATGATGAAGCAACAAAGAGCGGTTCTGGATTTAACGCTCGTAAAGTAAAAGGTACAATTCATTGGGTATACGCACCTACCGCAATTAAAGCAGAGGCAAGGTTATATGAGAACTTAGTGGATGAAGAAAAAGGCGTTTATAATGAAGATGGAAGTGTTAATTTAAATCCAAACTCTGTTACAATTATGAAAGATTGTTATGTAGAACCTAGCTTAAAGGATGCGAAAGCACTTGATCGTTTCCAATTTTTAAGAAATGGATTCTTCTGTGTGGATTCTAAAGATTCTAATTCAGAGCATTTGGTATTTAATCGAATTGCTTCACTTAAGAGTAGTTATAAGCCTGTATAG
- a CDS encoding GTP pyrophosphokinase, producing the protein MVSNIYDVKKGEPLIKMLDNNFKVKSDCVIRILQSRLKRINEQLSKQHKRNIIKNYSARIKSVESTKQKLNKKGYDETYEMALEKINDLVGVRAVCFYLDDLYEVANCLNEFHEIKVIEIKDYIKRPKSSGYRSLHLIVQVLIYFQNSLQWVKAEVQLRTITMDHWAKLDHRLRYKCGNIQEEQIDEHFKKYSRLLQDIDKRLIKFRDKRC; encoded by the coding sequence ATGGTAAGTAATATATATGATGTTAAGAAGGGAGAACCACTTATTAAAATGCTGGATAATAATTTCAAAGTAAAAAGCGATTGTGTTATTCGTATATTGCAATCGAGGCTTAAGAGAATTAATGAACAACTATCAAAGCAACATAAACGAAATATAATTAAGAATTATTCAGCAAGAATTAAGAGTGTTGAAAGTACAAAGCAAAAACTTAATAAAAAAGGTTATGATGAAACCTATGAAATGGCGTTAGAAAAAATAAACGATCTGGTTGGTGTAAGGGCAGTCTGCTTTTATCTTGATGATCTATACGAAGTTGCTAACTGTCTAAATGAATTCCATGAAATTAAGGTGATTGAGATAAAGGATTACATAAAAAGGCCAAAAAGCTCTGGTTACCGAAGTTTACATCTTATTGTGCAAGTGCTCATTTATTTTCAAAATAGTTTACAGTGGGTAAAAGCAGAAGTTCAATTAAGAACAATTACCATGGACCATTGGGCAAAATTAGATCATCGACTTAGATATAAATGTGGTAACATACAAGAAGAGCAGATAGATGAGCATTTTAAAAAGTATTCGCGTTTATTACAAGATATTGATAAACGGTTGATAAAATTTAGAGATAAAAGATGCTAG
- a CDS encoding DUF3810 domain-containing protein codes for MKDNVWKRIIRLKRLCFLLLIPVSMLILLIVKKSTWVAEVIFAKGVYKVVSHFIAVVTGLLPFSLAEWILVLGPIALAALMIIFIIRLIRTKQDVKFRIIKALINVSCVLSIGFFVYTIGCGTNYHRASIGVYLGLTIEPSSEQELYGLCLDLADRANELREQITSVDEDWVYKLSMNVSELAKEAQNAYKKIAKKMDVFSGLYPKSKPVFFSRFMSKMEITGIFIPFTMEANVNVDIPDYSIASTMCHELAHLQGFMREDEANYISYLVTTTSGNVELAYSGVMEALILSGNALYDKNKELYAQLRETYSEGVVADLRANSMYWKQFENTTVSTMANKVNDTYLKVNNQDDGVQSYGRMVDLLLAEYRSKNETNK; via the coding sequence ATGAAAGATAATGTATGGAAAAGAATAATAAGGCTAAAGAGGTTATGTTTTTTATTACTCATACCTGTTTCAATGTTAATTTTACTAATAGTAAAAAAGAGTACTTGGGTTGCAGAAGTTATATTTGCAAAAGGAGTTTATAAAGTAGTTTCACATTTCATTGCAGTGGTGACTGGACTCCTTCCCTTTTCCTTAGCTGAATGGATTTTAGTTTTAGGACCAATTGCTCTAGCAGCACTTATGATAATATTCATCATTCGTCTGATTCGTACAAAACAAGATGTAAAGTTTCGAATCATAAAGGCGCTGATCAATGTAAGTTGTGTTTTAAGTATAGGCTTTTTTGTTTATACCATTGGTTGTGGTACAAATTATCACAGAGCTTCGATCGGGGTATATCTGGGGCTTACAATAGAACCCTCTTCAGAGCAAGAGCTTTATGGGCTATGCTTAGATTTAGCAGATAGAGCGAATGAATTGCGTGAGCAGATTACCTCAGTGGATGAAGACTGGGTATACAAATTATCAATGAATGTGAGTGAGCTTGCAAAAGAAGCACAAAACGCATATAAGAAAATTGCAAAAAAAATGGATGTTTTTTCAGGCTTATATCCGAAATCAAAACCAGTTTTTTTTTCAAGATTCATGTCTAAAATGGAGATCACCGGAATTTTCATTCCTTTTACGATGGAAGCCAATGTAAATGTAGACATTCCGGACTATTCCATAGCCTCAACCATGTGCCATGAACTTGCGCATTTACAAGGGTTTATGAGAGAGGATGAGGCAAATTATATTTCATACCTTGTTACAACGACTTCTGGTAATGTAGAACTTGCATACAGTGGTGTTATGGAAGCGCTTATTTTATCCGGTAACGCATTGTATGATAAAAATAAAGAACTGTATGCTCAGTTACGTGAGACATATAGTGAAGGTGTTGTAGCAGATTTAAGAGCAAATAGTATGTACTGGAAGCAATTTGAAAATACTACAGTTAGTACTATGGCGAACAAAGTAAATGATACGTATTTAAAAGTTAATAATCAAGACGATGGCGTTCAAAGTTATGGACGTATGGTTGATTTATTATTAGCAGAATATCGTAGTAAAAACGAAACAAACAAATAA
- a CDS encoding cell wall hydrolase, with translation MKSKKLLMLLLMITTLLGTSSINVFASSKVQSSNVKTTSTTSKRVLSKYTEADVRLLTAITYCEAGYEEYKGKIAVANVILNRIESNVFDHVTSIKTAVYDLKRWGRQFSPAYVKTSSGKYTTKGSLLEKALKLYTEGNYTSSYQKAMMEESKRAAIAALEGQNVIGDYLYFNAYIDSTRQTCKKNNKPYKIIGGHIFY, from the coding sequence ATGAAATCGAAAAAGTTACTAATGTTACTACTAATGATAACAACTTTGCTTGGAACAAGCAGTATTAATGTATTCGCAAGTAGCAAAGTACAAAGTTCAAATGTTAAGACAACAAGCACTACTTCAAAACGTGTTTTATCAAAATATACAGAAGCAGATGTAAGACTTTTAACTGCAATCACATATTGTGAAGCTGGTTATGAAGAATATAAAGGGAAAATAGCAGTTGCAAACGTTATATTAAATCGTATCGAAAGTAATGTCTTTGATCATGTTACTTCAATTAAAACAGCCGTATATGATTTAAAACGTTGGGGGAGACAGTTTAGCCCAGCCTATGTAAAAACATCTTCCGGTAAATATACAACAAAGGGAAGTTTATTAGAAAAAGCATTAAAGCTTTATACAGAAGGAAATTATACATCTTCTTATCAAAAAGCTATGATGGAAGAATCCAAAAGAGCTGCAATTGCGGCATTAGAAGGCCAAAATGTAATTGGCGATTACTTATACTTTAATGCTTATATAGATTCAACAAGACAAACTTGTAAGAAAAATAATAAGCCTTATAAAATAATTGGTGGACATATCTTTTATTAA
- a CDS encoding M3 family oligoendopeptidase, with protein MNNEWSLDVLYQGYQDKKFLDDLSRIDELVNKMNSVASELSKYETKEALHTIISTLEEVYALQERLGGYCSLRQATNTTDSESASYLGTISQKFSNIAKAEAIFKSYIASVDNLETILEGDELLSEYRFMLLEIKKNAKHLLNDQVEEVISKFDISGGSAWEELQSYLTSTVKVDYKGEEITLSSVRNLAYSKDAKERKEAYEAEIAAYDKIKDAVAYSLNSIKLQVLTESELRGYESPLMMALNQSNMQKSTLDAMLTAIKEYLPKFQAYLRRKGEILGSNQGLAWYDMFAPLGTSEQSFSVEEAKDYLLKHFRGFAPDLAEMVEKAFAEEWIDFFPRAGKVGGAFCSNLQSVKQSRVLTNFDGTLSDVVTLAHELGHAYHNQQVHDHRILNTDYSMPVAETASTFNENIIMNAAIDEAEGVEKLVLIESQLQDAAQIICDIYSRYLFETAVFENRKSSFMFADDLKELMLNAQKEAYGDGLDSKTLHPYMWVCKGHYYSSHLSFYNFPYAFGGLFARGLYAKYKAEGSEFVPKYRKLLNATPVSTVEEVAKYADIDLTNPEFWRAGLKSFADQIDEFIKLSKEYSL; from the coding sequence ATGAATAATGAATGGTCATTAGATGTACTATATCAGGGATATCAAGATAAAAAATTCCTAGATGATTTATCTAGAATTGATGAATTGGTAAATAAAATGAATTCCGTTGCATCGGAATTATCTAAATATGAAACAAAGGAAGCGCTACATACAATAATTAGCACACTTGAGGAAGTGTACGCATTACAAGAGCGTTTAGGAGGATATTGTTCCTTAAGACAAGCGACTAATACAACAGATAGTGAGAGTGCATCCTATCTAGGAACTATTTCACAAAAATTTAGTAACATTGCAAAAGCAGAAGCGATTTTTAAGTCATATATTGCAAGTGTTGATAATTTAGAAACTATCCTTGAAGGTGATGAATTACTAAGTGAATATCGTTTCATGCTTCTAGAAATCAAAAAGAATGCAAAGCATTTACTGAATGATCAAGTAGAAGAAGTGATATCAAAATTTGATATCTCTGGCGGAAGTGCTTGGGAAGAACTTCAAAGCTACTTAACTTCTACTGTAAAAGTTGATTACAAAGGAGAAGAAATTACACTTTCTTCCGTAAGAAATTTAGCGTATTCTAAGGATGCGAAGGAAAGAAAAGAAGCATATGAAGCTGAAATTGCAGCGTATGATAAAATAAAGGATGCAGTAGCATATTCTTTAAATAGTATTAAGCTTCAAGTATTAACAGAATCTGAGTTAAGAGGTTATGAATCTCCTCTTATGATGGCTTTAAATCAATCCAATATGCAAAAATCAACATTAGATGCTATGCTTACTGCAATTAAAGAGTATTTACCAAAATTCCAAGCTTATCTTAGAAGAAAAGGTGAAATTTTAGGCTCAAATCAAGGACTTGCTTGGTATGATATGTTTGCTCCATTAGGAACAAGTGAACAAAGCTTTTCCGTAGAAGAAGCAAAAGATTATCTTTTAAAACATTTTAGAGGATTTGCGCCTGATTTGGCTGAAATGGTTGAAAAAGCCTTCGCTGAAGAATGGATTGACTTCTTCCCTAGAGCTGGTAAAGTAGGCGGCGCTTTTTGTAGTAACTTACAGAGTGTAAAACAAAGCCGTGTATTAACTAATTTTGACGGTACATTAAGTGATGTAGTAACTCTTGCTCATGAACTTGGTCATGCATATCACAATCAACAAGTACATGATCATAGAATTTTAAATACTGATTATTCCATGCCAGTTGCAGAAACAGCTTCAACATTCAATGAAAATATTATTATGAATGCTGCAATTGATGAGGCAGAAGGGGTAGAAAAACTAGTTTTAATCGAAAGCCAGCTTCAAGATGCAGCTCAGATTATTTGTGATATTTATTCTAGATATTTATTTGAAACAGCAGTTTTTGAAAATCGTAAAAGCTCTTTTATGTTTGCAGATGATTTAAAAGAATTAATGTTAAATGCACAAAAAGAAGCTTATGGTGATGGTTTAGATTCTAAAACATTACATCCATATATGTGGGTATGTAAAGGCCATTATTATTCCAGTCATTTAAGCTTTTACAACTTCCCTTATGCATTTGGTGGATTATTTGCAAGAGGTCTTTATGCAAAATACAAAGCAGAAGGAAGCGAATTCGTTCCAAAGTATCGTAAACTATTAAATGCAACTCCAGTTAGTACAGTTGAAGAAGTTGCTAAATATGCAGATATTGATTTAACAAATCCAGAATTCTGGAGAGCAGGTCTTAAATCCTTTGCAGATCAAATTGACGAATTTATTAAATTAAGTAAGGAATATAGTTTATAA
- a CDS encoding Dps family protein, giving the protein MDALIKELNEFLSDLNVLYRKLQNYHWNVKGKSFFVLHSKLEEYYNGVNSEIDKVAEKILMLGGQPLGTMKDYLNISSIKEAENAKVAGDVVLKNLLEDFSYCKQKAEAIKVKADESNAYIISAYMDEVIDEYSKACWMLKQSME; this is encoded by the coding sequence ATGGATGCATTAATAAAAGAATTAAATGAATTTTTATCAGATTTAAATGTCTTATATCGAAAGCTTCAAAACTATCACTGGAATGTGAAAGGAAAAAGCTTCTTTGTACTTCATTCTAAATTAGAAGAATACTACAATGGCGTTAATTCTGAGATTGATAAAGTTGCAGAAAAAATCTTAATGTTAGGTGGACAACCTCTTGGAACTATGAAAGACTATCTTAATATTAGTAGTATAAAAGAAGCTGAAAATGCTAAAGTTGCAGGAGATGTAGTTCTTAAGAATCTTCTAGAAGATTTTTCATATTGCAAACAAAAGGCTGAAGCTATCAAAGTTAAGGCAGATGAATCAAATGCTTACATCATATCTGCTTATATGGATGAAGTTATTGATGAATATAGCAAAGCATGCTGGATGCTAAAACAATCAATGGAATAA
- a CDS encoding DUF2225 domain-containing protein, protein MANLFSGLESLGLGKLSKLNVYDEEQSSKKNDNTQHVQQLSEADFLFDKTFKCPVCDQEFKSKTVKAGKVKLVSADTDLRPKYQLVDSLKYDVVACPHCGYAALNRFFNYMTSMQSRLIKESISASFKGLAPEGDVLSYDESITRHKLALVNAIVKKAKLSERAYTCLKTAWLIRGKAESLPADTKDLPKVVEELHKEELEFLTKAYEGFVEAFSKELFPMCGMDENTTTYLVADLARRIGRYEEATRLISKVLTSRDANERIKVKAREIKDLISDDKQTTK, encoded by the coding sequence ATGGCTAATCTATTTTCTGGGTTAGAGTCCCTTGGATTAGGGAAATTATCAAAACTAAACGTGTATGATGAAGAGCAATCTTCAAAGAAGAATGATAATACGCAACACGTGCAACAACTTAGTGAAGCAGATTTCTTGTTTGACAAAACTTTTAAATGTCCAGTTTGTGATCAGGAATTTAAATCTAAGACAGTAAAGGCTGGTAAGGTAAAATTAGTTTCAGCAGATACAGACCTTAGACCAAAATACCAATTGGTTGATTCATTAAAATATGATGTTGTTGCTTGTCCACATTGTGGATATGCCGCATTAAATCGCTTTTTTAATTACATGACTTCAATGCAATCAAGATTAATTAAAGAAAGTATTTCAGCATCATTTAAAGGCTTAGCACCGGAGGGAGATGTGTTAAGTTATGATGAGTCTATCACAAGACATAAACTAGCGTTAGTGAATGCAATCGTTAAAAAGGCAAAGTTAAGTGAGCGTGCTTACACTTGCTTAAAAACTGCATGGTTGATTCGAGGAAAAGCAGAATCTTTACCTGCGGATACAAAGGATTTGCCAAAAGTAGTGGAAGAACTTCATAAAGAAGAACTGGAATTTTTAACGAAAGCTTATGAAGGTTTTGTAGAAGCGTTTAGTAAAGAGCTATTTCCAATGTGTGGTATGGATGAAAATACTACTACTTATTTAGTTGCTGATTTAGCAAGAAGAATTGGTAGATATGAGGAAGCAACTAGATTAATTTCTAAAGTTTTAACTTCAAGAGATGCAAACGAACGAATAAAGGTAAAGGCTAGAGAAATAAAAGACTTGATATCAGATGATAAACAAACTACAAAATAG
- a CDS encoding endonuclease MutS2: MKQTMMKIEFNQIKEMLSEFASSEKVKQKCMELTIELNEVRCKSAMLETTEARKLLDSLGLPPISNMQGLQGILDHMIEGYCLSEEQLSIIATFLASSSRMKQYLKRAEYLSLSLSGYGYSIKTCTEVRDEIEACIRNHRVEDNASPELKKIRNNIEDLKDKVKSKLEQLLRTKSQCFADSYVSQRNGHNVLPVKKEYRSQIDGIVYDKSSTGNTIYIEPAIVGALQKEILELEIAEENEVKRILYTLTAMVYDHLDEIKGNMSVMFDLDFAFAKGKLSQAMKAREVPITTDRFIKIVNGRHPLIPEDICVPLNFSIGEGVTGIVITGPNTGGKTVALKTVGLLSMMVQSGLHVPVMEESSFCMNNCILCDMGDGQSIEQNLSTFSSHIIRIIDILKNISEDSLVLLDELGSGTDPAEGMGIAISILEELKRIGCLFVATTHYPEVKDYAMNTKGLMNARMAFDKESLQPLYQLEIGEAGESCALYIAKRLGFPAHMLETAFMATYGNKVEKTNGIKHANGKSKSVEMSEENLKFLEDLSKENENDLHGKTKGTKRYPQNNVSRITKERVNKQVNNHALSFDIGDSVVVYPEKKIGIVCETTNEQGEILVQIQKRKRLINHKRLKIKAKAADMYPENYDFSIIFDTVENRKARHKMTKRHDPNVIIRYTDN, translated from the coding sequence ATGAAACAAACAATGATGAAAATTGAATTTAATCAGATAAAAGAAATGCTAAGTGAGTTTGCAAGCTCAGAAAAAGTGAAACAAAAATGTATGGAGTTAACCATAGAGTTAAATGAAGTAAGATGTAAAAGCGCAATGCTAGAAACAACAGAGGCAAGAAAATTGTTAGATAGCTTAGGGCTCCCTCCCATTAGTAACATGCAAGGATTACAAGGAATTTTAGATCATATGATTGAGGGATACTGCCTCTCAGAAGAACAGTTATCAATCATTGCAACTTTTTTAGCCTCATCATCAAGGATGAAACAGTATCTTAAACGTGCAGAGTATTTGTCCTTATCATTATCTGGATATGGTTATAGTATTAAGACATGTACTGAGGTAAGGGATGAAATTGAGGCATGTATTAGAAATCACCGGGTGGAGGACAATGCTTCCCCTGAATTAAAAAAGATTCGAAATAATATCGAGGATTTAAAGGATAAAGTAAAATCAAAACTAGAGCAATTGCTACGTACAAAGTCACAATGTTTTGCAGATTCTTATGTATCACAGCGAAATGGACATAATGTACTTCCAGTGAAAAAAGAATATCGAAGTCAGATTGATGGTATTGTATATGATAAATCAAGTACTGGTAATACCATTTATATAGAACCTGCGATTGTTGGAGCATTACAAAAAGAAATCCTAGAGCTTGAAATTGCAGAGGAGAATGAAGTAAAGAGAATATTATATACCTTAACTGCAATGGTTTATGATCACCTGGATGAAATAAAAGGAAACATGTCTGTGATGTTTGATTTAGACTTTGCATTTGCAAAGGGGAAATTGTCACAAGCAATGAAGGCAAGAGAAGTTCCGATCACTACAGATCGCTTTATTAAAATTGTTAATGGAAGACATCCATTAATACCAGAGGATATTTGCGTGCCACTTAATTTTAGTATTGGTGAAGGTGTAACGGGAATTGTTATTACTGGTCCTAATACAGGAGGAAAAACGGTAGCTTTAAAAACGGTAGGGCTTTTATCTATGATGGTACAAAGTGGATTACATGTTCCTGTGATGGAGGAAAGCAGTTTTTGCATGAATAACTGCATTCTTTGCGATATGGGGGATGGCCAGAGTATTGAGCAAAATTTATCTACGTTTTCATCTCATATTATTCGTATTATTGATATTCTAAAAAATATAAGTGAAGATAGCTTGGTGCTACTTGATGAACTTGGGTCTGGAACTGATCCTGCAGAGGGCATGGGAATAGCGATTTCTATTTTAGAGGAATTAAAGAGGATTGGTTGCTTATTTGTAGCCACAACCCATTATCCAGAAGTAAAAGATTATGCCATGAATACAAAAGGACTTATGAATGCTAGAATGGCGTTTGATAAAGAAAGCTTACAACCTTTATATCAACTTGAAATAGGTGAAGCAGGAGAAAGTTGTGCGTTATATATAGCTAAACGTTTGGGATTTCCTGCACATATGCTTGAGACTGCTTTTATGGCGACTTATGGCAATAAAGTTGAAAAAACCAATGGAATTAAACACGCGAACGGAAAGAGTAAATCGGTTGAAATGAGTGAAGAAAACTTAAAGTTTTTAGAGGACTTATCAAAAGAAAATGAAAATGATTTGCATGGTAAGACCAAAGGAACAAAACGCTATCCACAGAATAATGTTTCTAGAATTACGAAGGAACGTGTAAATAAACAAGTAAATAATCATGCACTTAGCTTTGACATTGGAGATAGCGTAGTAGTTTATCCGGAAAAGAAGATTGGAATCGTATGTGAAACAACCAATGAGCAAGGGGAAATCTTAGTTCAAATACAAAAGCGAAAAAGATTAATTAATCATAAGCGGTTAAAGATTAAGGCAAAAGCGGCTGATATGTATCCAGAAAATTATGATTTTTCAATTATTTTTGATACGGTTGAGAATCGTAAAGCACGACATAAAATGACGAAACGCCACGATCCTAATGTAATAATTAGATATACAGATAATTAA